One Aquipuribacter sp. SD81 genomic window carries:
- a CDS encoding metallophosphoesterase yields the protein MLAAALAVAVLLGLYALLVEPRLLLDERRLEHRLAGLDPAAGPVRAVFLADLQLGMRWANTGTVARAARAGAAAEPDLVLLGGDYLYSRSPDPAAQAAEAVALLQPLLDLDVPVLAVLGNHDHASGGAAEVTRALEATGVTVLVDESALVAVPGSSALHVVGLDSLRAADVDVARALADVPPGAPRVVLTHNPTAFPRLPPGAAPLALAGHTHCGQVALPFSPHWSYLGLTQEEALVADGWAPEGYGADGNALFVSCGIGFSVLPVRFNAPPQVVVVDLLPAGG from the coding sequence GTGCTCGCGGCCGCGCTGGCCGTCGCGGTCCTCCTCGGTCTGTACGCCCTCCTCGTCGAGCCGCGGCTGCTGCTGGACGAGCGGCGGCTCGAGCACCGCCTGGCCGGCCTCGACCCGGCCGCCGGGCCGGTGCGGGCGGTGTTCCTCGCCGACCTGCAGCTCGGCATGCGATGGGCCAACACCGGCACGGTCGCCCGCGCGGCCCGGGCCGGTGCCGCGGCGGAGCCCGACCTCGTGCTGCTCGGCGGCGACTACCTCTACAGCCGCTCGCCGGACCCCGCGGCGCAGGCGGCCGAGGCCGTCGCGCTGCTGCAGCCCCTCCTCGACCTCGACGTGCCCGTGCTCGCCGTCCTCGGCAACCACGACCACGCCAGCGGCGGCGCGGCGGAGGTCACCCGGGCGCTGGAGGCGACCGGGGTCACGGTGCTCGTCGACGAGAGCGCCCTCGTGGCGGTGCCCGGCTCGTCGGCGCTGCACGTGGTCGGGCTCGACAGCCTCCGGGCGGCCGACGTCGACGTCGCACGGGCCCTCGCCGACGTGCCGCCCGGAGCGCCCCGCGTCGTGCTCACCCACAACCCGACGGCCTTCCCGCGCCTGCCGCCGGGCGCTGCCCCCCTGGCGCTGGCCGGGCACACGCACTGCGGGCAGGTCGCGCTCCCGTTCAGCCCGCACTGGTCCTACCTCGGGCTCACGCAGGAGGAGGCGCTCGTCGCGGACGGCTGGGCCCCCGAGGGGTACGGCGCCGACGGCAACGCCCTGTTCGTGTCGTGCGGGATCGGTTTCAGCGTGCTGCCCGTGCGGTTCAACGCCCCACCGCAGGTCGTGGTCGTCGACCTGCTGCCTGCCGGGGGCTGA
- a CDS encoding S-(hydroxymethyl)mycothiol dehydrogenase, with protein sequence MPYEVQGVVARAKGEPVTLETVVVPDPGPGEVVVDVQACGVCHTDLHYREGGIGDDFPYLLGHEAAGVVSALGEGVTNVAEGDFVVLNWRAVCGQCRACRRGRPWYCFDTHNARQPMTLADGTVLSNALGIGAFQAKTLVAAGQCTKVDPEAPATAAGLLGCGVMAGFGAAVNTGGVRLGDTVAVIGCGGVGAAAVAGAAIVGARTVIAVDRDPRKLEWAKGLGATHTVDASSTDTVEAVKELTDGFGADVVIDAVGRPETYEQAFYARDLAGTVVLVGVPTPDMRLDLPLLDVFGRGGALKSSWYGDCLPDRDFPVLVDLYRQGRFDLDAFVTETIGIGDVEAAFDKMHRGDVLRSVVVL encoded by the coding sequence ATGCCGTACGAGGTCCAGGGAGTCGTCGCACGCGCCAAGGGCGAGCCGGTCACGCTCGAGACGGTCGTTGTCCCCGACCCGGGTCCCGGCGAGGTGGTCGTCGACGTGCAGGCGTGCGGCGTGTGCCACACCGACCTGCACTACCGCGAGGGCGGCATCGGCGACGACTTCCCCTACCTGCTGGGCCACGAGGCCGCGGGCGTCGTGAGCGCGCTCGGCGAGGGCGTCACCAACGTCGCCGAGGGCGACTTCGTTGTGCTCAACTGGCGCGCGGTCTGCGGGCAGTGCCGCGCGTGCCGGCGCGGGCGGCCCTGGTACTGCTTCGACACCCACAACGCCCGCCAGCCCATGACGCTCGCCGACGGCACCGTGCTGAGCAACGCCCTCGGCATCGGCGCGTTCCAGGCGAAGACCCTCGTCGCCGCCGGGCAGTGCACGAAGGTCGACCCCGAGGCGCCCGCCACAGCCGCGGGCCTGCTCGGCTGTGGCGTCATGGCCGGTTTCGGCGCCGCCGTCAACACCGGCGGGGTCCGGCTCGGTGACACCGTGGCCGTCATCGGCTGCGGCGGCGTCGGCGCCGCCGCGGTGGCGGGCGCCGCCATCGTGGGCGCGCGGACCGTCATCGCCGTCGACCGCGACCCGCGCAAGCTCGAGTGGGCGAAGGGCCTCGGCGCCACCCACACCGTCGACGCGTCCAGCACCGACACCGTCGAGGCGGTCAAGGAGCTGACCGACGGGTTCGGCGCGGACGTCGTCATCGACGCGGTCGGCCGACCCGAGACGTACGAGCAGGCGTTCTACGCCCGCGACCTCGCCGGCACCGTCGTGCTCGTCGGCGTCCCGACGCCCGACATGCGCCTCGACCTGCCGCTGCTCGACGTCTTCGGCCGCGGCGGCGCGCTGAAGTCGTCGTGGTACGGCGACTGCCTGCCCGACCGCGACTTCCCCGTGCTCGTCGACCTGTACCGGCAGGGCCGCTTCGACCTCGACGCCTTCGTCACCGAGACGATCGGCATCGGCGACGTCGAGGCCGCCTTCGACAAGATGCACCGCGGAGACGTTCTGCGCTCGGTGGTGGTGCTCTGA
- a CDS encoding phosphatase PAP2 family protein has translation MESSDVARPARFALLSGLGLVVLLVAGAVAGLLLGLVAAGNEPLQGVDERVVDAANGLVPASPVLVKALTVLTWFGGSPALTLVVAVLAVALLVRRLPRLAAYAVVTGVGAAALSSGTKALVRRLRPEVDLPVSEAPGFSFPSGHSLGSAVTFGLLLLVLWPRVPPRGRPLAVVAVVVTVGVIGVTRVLLGVHYPSDVVGGWAMGVLWLAVTAVAFRAWRHREGLTRADDDGLATSPDERRALDPAPEHDRPLPHPARAAAVLLVTAVTLWGGLVLLGEVVTGWTSLRAAEAAVVAAVVDLRTGPLTAVLSVAGLLGDTAGAVAAAAVASALAVVLTRRWAPGLVVLLALVGESLVFLATSTVVARARPELDPTAAELPPTSYSFPSGHAAAAVALYGTVALLVLAWVRSRPLRVAGVTACAVVVLLVALERVYSGAHFPSDLLGSLVLGGVWVAACWSVTQPARGAPDAPRVLAREPVRAGA, from the coding sequence ATGGAGTCGTCGGACGTCGCCCGCCCGGCCCGCTTCGCCCTGCTCAGCGGGCTCGGACTCGTCGTGCTCCTCGTGGCCGGGGCCGTGGCCGGGCTCCTGCTCGGCCTCGTCGCCGCCGGCAACGAGCCGCTGCAGGGGGTCGACGAACGGGTCGTCGACGCCGCCAACGGGCTCGTCCCCGCCTCCCCGGTCCTCGTCAAGGCCCTCACGGTCCTCACGTGGTTCGGGGGCTCGCCCGCGCTGACGCTCGTCGTCGCCGTCCTCGCCGTCGCCCTGCTCGTGCGGCGCCTGCCGCGGCTCGCCGCCTACGCCGTTGTGACCGGGGTGGGGGCGGCCGCGCTCAGCTCGGGCACCAAGGCCCTCGTCCGGCGGCTCCGGCCCGAGGTCGACCTCCCGGTCTCCGAGGCGCCCGGCTTCAGCTTCCCCAGCGGTCACTCCCTGGGCTCGGCCGTGACCTTCGGGCTGCTGCTGCTCGTGCTGTGGCCGCGCGTGCCGCCCCGTGGCCGTCCGCTCGCCGTTGTCGCGGTGGTCGTGACCGTCGGCGTCATCGGGGTGACGCGCGTCCTGCTCGGGGTGCACTACCCGTCCGACGTCGTGGGTGGCTGGGCGATGGGCGTGCTGTGGCTGGCCGTGACGGCCGTCGCCTTCCGCGCGTGGCGGCACCGGGAGGGGCTCACGCGGGCGGACGACGACGGCCTCGCCACGAGCCCGGACGAGCGCCGCGCGCTCGACCCGGCTCCCGAGCACGACCGGCCGCTCCCGCACCCCGCCCGCGCGGCCGCGGTGCTGCTCGTGACGGCGGTGACCCTGTGGGGCGGCCTCGTGCTGCTGGGTGAGGTCGTGACGGGCTGGACGTCCCTCCGCGCGGCCGAGGCGGCGGTCGTCGCGGCCGTCGTCGACCTGCGGACCGGGCCCCTCACCGCCGTGCTCTCGGTCGCCGGGCTGCTCGGCGACACGGCCGGGGCGGTGGCCGCGGCGGCGGTGGCGAGCGCCCTCGCGGTCGTGCTCACACGCCGGTGGGCGCCCGGCCTGGTCGTGCTGCTCGCGCTCGTCGGCGAGAGCCTCGTGTTCCTCGCCACCTCGACCGTCGTCGCGCGGGCGCGCCCGGAGCTCGACCCCACGGCCGCCGAGCTGCCGCCGACCTCGTACTCCTTCCCGTCCGGGCACGCCGCGGCCGCCGTGGCGCTCTACGGCACCGTGGCGCTGCTCGTGCTCGCCTGGGTGCGCAGCCGCCCCCTGCGGGTCGCCGGTGTGACCGCGTGCGCCGTGGTGGTCCTGCTCGTGGCGCTGGAGCGCGTGTACTCCGGCGCCCACTTCCCGAGCGACCTGCTCGGCAGCCTCGTGCTCGGCGGCGTCTGGGTGGCGGCGTGCTGGTCGGTGACGCAGCCCGCGCGAGGCGCACCCGACGCACCGCGGGTGCTCGCCCGCGAGCCGGTCCGGGCCGGTGCCTGA
- a CDS encoding alpha/beta fold hydrolase: MPDVRPPRRSRCRDVDGRVLAIAAVIGVTALVVARRLATARLRHDGQPPGVRADDGVLLHTEVDENTTAPVTVVLSHGFAVRAEAFAPLRRALGPRARLVLVEHRGHHRSGWAGRRRIGLRRLGRDLGAVVDACADGRPVVLVGHSLGALAALALAGDRPELFGGRVRGVALLSGSSGLLPAHRLPRLAMRAVAALRLRPVVRALVWLLSPLADLVPPTRLPGADRAVRRFVFGPAPVAPGTVAEAEEMWRRTPKAQVAQLLPRALFFDSARYLDVLSRVPTLVLSGAADAVFPARHARALAAGAGDRARLVLVDGGGHMVPLSHPEPVAAALEDLLTRVEADLGGAAPRADGRGVGE; encoded by the coding sequence GTGCCTGACGTGCGCCCGCCGCGCAGGTCCCGCTGCCGCGACGTCGACGGCCGGGTGCTCGCCATCGCCGCCGTCATTGGCGTCACCGCCCTCGTGGTCGCGCGACGGCTCGCCACGGCGCGGCTGCGGCACGACGGGCAGCCGCCAGGGGTCCGTGCGGACGACGGCGTCCTGCTCCACACCGAGGTCGACGAGAACACGACCGCACCGGTGACGGTCGTGCTGTCCCACGGCTTCGCCGTGCGCGCGGAGGCGTTCGCGCCGCTGCGGCGGGCGCTGGGCCCCCGGGCGCGGCTCGTCCTCGTGGAGCACCGGGGCCACCACCGCAGCGGCTGGGCGGGACGGCGCCGGATCGGGCTGCGCCGGCTCGGGCGCGACCTCGGGGCCGTCGTCGACGCGTGCGCCGACGGCCGGCCCGTCGTCCTCGTGGGGCACTCGCTCGGTGCGCTTGCGGCGCTCGCGCTCGCGGGCGACCGCCCGGAGCTGTTCGGCGGGCGGGTACGCGGGGTGGCCCTGCTGTCCGGCTCCTCCGGTCTTCTGCCGGCCCACCGGCTGCCGCGCCTGGCCATGCGCGCCGTCGCGGCGCTCCGGCTCCGTCCCGTCGTGCGCGCGCTGGTGTGGCTGCTGTCGCCGCTCGCCGACCTCGTGCCCCCGACGCGCCTGCCCGGCGCGGACCGTGCGGTCCGCCGCTTCGTCTTCGGCCCCGCGCCGGTCGCCCCCGGCACGGTCGCCGAGGCCGAGGAGATGTGGCGCCGGACGCCGAAGGCGCAGGTCGCCCAGCTGCTGCCCCGCGCCCTGTTCTTCGACTCCGCGAGGTACCTCGACGTGCTGTCCCGCGTGCCGACCCTCGTGCTGAGCGGTGCCGCCGACGCGGTCTTCCCCGCCCGCCACGCCCGCGCCCTCGCGGCGGGGGCGGGGGACCGCGCCCGCCTCGTGCTCGTCGACGGTGGCGGTCACATGGTGCCGCTCAGCCACCCGGAGCCCGTCGCGGCGGCGCTCGAGGATCTGCTGACCCGCGTCGAGGCCGACCTCGGTGGGGCCGCCCCCCGTGCCGACGGCCGGGGGGTGGGCGAGTGA
- a CDS encoding AraC family transcriptional regulator gives MLERFNAALDDVERALAAGEPVDVAALARRASTSEHHFRRTFSSLAGMPVGEYVRRRRMTLAAGDVLARTASLLDVAVRHGYSSTEAFSRAFRAVHGVGAGEARRLRPPLVSQPRVSFHLTVEGSSSMDYRVVDKDAFTVAGRRARVPVVHLGRNSAIEEFARGVGPDVRERLAALSDQEPHGVLSVTDGLDGRRAEGSEVDYWVAAVTSREVPADLEALEVPGGSWLVLTSERGPYPENLQHLWRSAYGEWFPANPWRTRPGPELLRADLHEDGTAVGELWLPVEPVAG, from the coding sequence GTGCTCGAGAGGTTCAACGCGGCGCTCGACGACGTCGAGCGCGCCCTCGCGGCCGGCGAGCCGGTCGACGTGGCCGCGCTGGCCCGGCGGGCGTCCACCAGCGAGCACCACTTCCGGCGCACGTTCTCCTCGCTCGCCGGCATGCCGGTCGGGGAGTACGTGCGCCGGCGGCGGATGACGCTCGCGGCGGGTGACGTGCTCGCGCGCACGGCGTCGCTGCTCGACGTCGCGGTACGGCACGGGTACTCCTCCACGGAGGCGTTCTCCCGTGCTTTCCGCGCCGTCCACGGCGTGGGGGCGGGCGAGGCGCGGCGGCTCCGGCCGCCGCTCGTGTCGCAGCCCCGCGTCTCCTTCCACCTCACCGTCGAAGGGAGCAGCAGCATGGACTACCGCGTCGTGGACAAGGACGCGTTCACCGTCGCGGGGCGGAGGGCCCGCGTGCCGGTCGTGCACCTCGGCCGCAACAGCGCGATCGAGGAGTTCGCGCGCGGCGTCGGCCCCGACGTCCGCGAGCGGCTCGCGGCGCTGTCGGACCAGGAGCCGCACGGGGTGCTGTCGGTGACCGACGGCCTCGACGGGCGACGCGCCGAGGGGAGCGAGGTCGACTACTGGGTCGCAGCCGTCACGTCCCGGGAGGTGCCGGCGGACCTCGAGGCGCTCGAGGTGCCGGGCGGGTCCTGGCTCGTGCTCACGAGCGAGCGCGGGCCGTACCCGGAGAACCTGCAGCACCTGTGGCGCAGCGCGTACGGCGAGTGGTTCCCCGCCAACCCGTGGCGCACGCGGCCGGGACCGGAGCTGCTGCGGGCCGACCTCCACGAGGACGGGACCGCGGTCGGCGAGCTGTGGCTGCCGGTCGAGCCGGTGGCCGGCTGA
- a CDS encoding DsbA family oxidoreductase, which produces MSTHPGPLTVEVWSDVVCPWCYIGKRHLEAAVEQLREELGEELGEVRVHWRSFQLDPSSPRPGEPGHGTDVATYLGEKYGGGREAGLQMNARVSEVAARAGLEFRLEDAVRGSTADAHRLIHLADALDPDGAAGLQDRTKERFLRAYFTEGRDVSQPEVLRALAAEVGLPAEQVDDVLGSAMYAREVLAEQQQAVSYGANGVPFTVVDGRYGVSGAQPVEVFAEALRRAAADRAPRLVSVGASTSSADAAGGAEACGPDGCAVPDRA; this is translated from the coding sequence GTGAGCACGCACCCTGGTCCCCTGACCGTCGAGGTGTGGTCCGACGTGGTCTGCCCGTGGTGCTACATCGGCAAGCGCCACCTGGAGGCGGCCGTCGAGCAGCTGCGCGAGGAGCTCGGTGAGGAGCTCGGCGAGGTGCGGGTGCACTGGCGCTCGTTCCAGCTCGACCCCTCGTCGCCGCGCCCGGGCGAGCCCGGTCACGGCACGGACGTGGCGACCTACCTCGGGGAGAAGTACGGCGGCGGCCGTGAGGCGGGTCTGCAGATGAACGCGCGCGTGAGCGAGGTCGCCGCCCGGGCGGGTCTGGAGTTCCGTCTCGAGGACGCCGTGCGCGGCAGCACCGCCGACGCCCACCGCCTGATCCACCTCGCCGACGCCCTCGACCCCGACGGCGCGGCGGGCCTGCAGGACCGGACCAAGGAGCGGTTCCTGCGCGCCTACTTCACCGAGGGCCGCGACGTGTCGCAGCCCGAGGTGCTGCGCGCGCTCGCGGCAGAGGTCGGGCTGCCCGCCGAGCAGGTCGACGACGTCCTCGGCAGTGCGATGTACGCCCGCGAGGTCCTCGCCGAGCAGCAGCAGGCCGTCTCCTACGGGGCGAACGGCGTGCCGTTCACCGTCGTCGACGGCCGCTACGGCGTGTCCGGCGCGCAGCCCGTCGAGGTGTTCGCCGAGGCGCTGCGCCGGGCGGCCGCCGACCGTGCGCCGCGGCTGGTGAGCGTCGGGGCGAGCACGTCGTCGGCAGACGCCGCAGGCGGGGCCGAGGCCTGCGGGCCGGACGGCT
- a CDS encoding MBL fold metallo-hydrolase: MALRLDRAVTSGTFSLDGETHDVDNNVWVLGDDTECLVVDPAHDLDAVAALVGDRRVTAVVCTHAHDDHCRYAPAAGERFGAPVLLHPAEEPVWRLTHGERRWDRDLADGDVLTVAGDEVRVLHTPGHSPGSVCLHVPALGAVLTGDTLFSGGPGATGRSFSDRPTIEASVRARLFALPDDTVVHTGHGDDTSIGTEADALGR, translated from the coding sequence ATGGCGCTGCGCCTGGACCGGGCCGTCACCTCCGGCACGTTCAGCCTCGACGGGGAGACCCACGACGTCGACAACAACGTGTGGGTGCTCGGCGACGACACCGAGTGCCTCGTCGTGGACCCCGCTCACGACCTCGACGCCGTCGCCGCCCTCGTCGGCGACCGGCGGGTCACGGCCGTCGTGTGCACGCACGCGCACGACGACCACTGCCGGTACGCCCCCGCCGCTGGGGAGCGGTTCGGGGCACCCGTCCTGCTGCACCCGGCCGAGGAGCCCGTGTGGCGGCTCACCCACGGCGAGCGGCGCTGGGACCGTGACCTCGCCGACGGCGACGTCCTCACCGTCGCGGGCGACGAGGTCCGCGTGCTCCACACCCCCGGGCACAGCCCGGGCTCGGTGTGCCTGCACGTGCCCGCCCTCGGCGCGGTGCTCACCGGCGACACGCTGTTCTCCGGCGGCCCCGGGGCGACGGGCCGCTCCTTCAGCGACCGCCCCACGATCGAGGCGTCGGTCCGCGCGCGGCTGTTCGCGCTGCCCGACGACACCGTCGTGCACACCGGCCACGGCGACGACACCTCGATCGGGACGGAGGCGGACGCGCTCGGCCGCTGA